The nucleotide sequence GGAACTGGCCAAGATTGTCATGGCCTTTGAAGGCGGCCTTGGCAAAACCCTGGGTTTTCTTGCGCCCATCCTGGCCCTCGGGGCCATACTTGGCAAACTGATGGAAGTCTCCGGCGCGGCAGAACGGCTGGCGCGGACGCTCATCAACATCCTCGGCCAGTCAAAAGCGCACTGGGCCATGATGGTTGTGGGCTATATCTGCGGCATCCCGGTTTTTCTGCAGGTGGGCATCATCCTGCTGACGCCGCTCATGTTCTCCATCGTCAAGGAATCCAAGCTGCCCCTCATTCAGGTAGGTATGGCCCTTGTGGTGGCCCTGACCACGGTGCACTGCATCGTGCCGCCGCACCCGGCCGCCATGGCCGTTACCGACCTGCTCAAGGCTGACGTGGGCAAGGTTATCTTTTTTGGCCTGCTGGTGGGCCTGCCCGCCGCCAGCATCGCCGGCCCCATCTACGGCAAGTTTATTGCCAAGCGCCTGCCCGCCGTGCCCCTTACCGGCGTGTACGCCAATACCGAGCCGCGCAAGGAAGCCGAGCTGCCCCCCTTTGGCAGCTCGCTGGTCGTCATGCTGCTGCCCCTGCTGCTCATGATCGCCAAGACAGTGGTTGAGCTGACCATCGACAAGCATAACCCGCCCGCGTACATGCCCTATGTCAACTTTGTGGGCACGCCCATGATCGCCCTGTTCATCTCCGCCGTGGTGGCCTACGTGGTTTTTGGTCTCAAGCGGGGCTTCAGCTGGGATCAGCTGGGTCGCTTCAGCGAGCAGGGCATGGCCCCGCTGGCCTCCATCATGCTGGTTATCGGCGCGGCTGGCGCGCTTAACCAGATTATCACCGACAGCGGCGTGGGCATTGTGCTCAAGCAGGTGCTCACCAGCATCCACATCAGCCCCCTCATCCTGGCCTGGATCATCGCCATTGCCCTGCGCTTTGCCCTGGGCAGCGCCACCGTGTCCATGATGACCGCCGCCGGGCTTATCCTGCCCGTGCTCAGCAGCAACCCCGGCATTGACCCGGCCCTTATGGCCATTGTCATCGGCGCGGGCGCAACGGGCGCTTCGCACGTGACCGACTCCGGCTTCTGGTTTGTCAAGGAATCCCTTGGCATACCCATGGGTTCCATGTACGCGACCTATACGGCGGGCACGACCATTGCGGCCGTGCTGGGCCTTATCGGCACGCTGCTGCTCTCCATGTTCCTGTAATGAGCAAAGCGCCGGGGTCTGGTGTTTCGCAGGCCCCGGCGCTATCATGGAACACGTAGTCTCTCTGCCACCGCAAGCCCACCATCAAGGAACCTGCAATGAAGATCGTCATCGCTCCCGACTCGTACAAGGAATGCCTGACGGCCCTGCAAGTGGCCGCTTCCATCGAATCCGGCTTCCGCGAGGTTTTTCCTGACGCGGTCTACGTCAAGGTTCCTGTGGCCGACGGCGGCGAGGGCACCGTTGAAGCCATGGTCGAAGCCACGGCTGGCCGCCGTGTTTCCGCAACCGTGCGCGGGCCCCTGGGCAACCCGGTGGAGGCTGTTTACGGTCTGACCGGCGACGGCGCAACCGCCGTCATCGAAATGGCCGCCGCAAGCGGTCTGGGGCTTGTGCCGCCGCAAAAGCGCAACCCCCTCAACACCACAAGCTACGGCACAGGGCAGCTCATACGCTCGGCGCTGGACGCCGGAGCGCGCAAATTCATTCTGGGCATTGGCGGCAGCGCCACCAATGAGGGCGGGGCAGGCATGCTTCAGGCCCTGGGCGTGCGCCTGCTGGAAGAAAACGGGCACGAAATCGAACCCACCGGCCTTGGGCTCGGCAGGCTGGCGCGCATCGACATGTCGGCCTTTGACGCCCGCCTTGCCGACTGCACCATTGACGTGGCCTGCGATGTGGATAACCCCCTGTGCGGTCCACGCGGCGCGTCGGCCATTTTTGGCCCGCAAAAAGGCGCCGACCCGGAGATGGTGCGGCAGCTCGACGGGTATTTGCAAAATTTTGCGGCCATTGCGCGCCGCGACCTTGGCGTGGATATGGCCGACCTGCCCGGCGCGGGCGCGGCCGGAGGCATGGGCGCGGCCATGTACGCTTTTTTGAAGGGGCGGCTGCGCCCCGGCAGCGAAATCGTTACCGAAGCTGTGGGTCTGGACGCGCATGTGCGCGATGCCGATATCGTTGTCACCGGCGAGGGCCGCATTGACGGCCAGACGGCCTTTGGCAAAACCCCCGTGGGCGTGGCCCGCGTGGCCAAGCGTCACAACAAGCCTGTGATCGCCATCGGCGGCTCGCTGCGCAACGACGTGGACGCCGTGTTTGCCCACGGCATAGATGCCGTTTCAAGCGTGCTGTACCGCCCCTGCACCATTGACGAGGCCCTCACCGAGGGCAACGAAAACCTGCGCATGGCCGCGCGCAACATTGCCGCCATACTTGCCATGGGTCTTGAGCTTGGCGCAAACGGCGCGGGTAAATAACAGCATGCTTACCGACTACCGCCAGAGCTGGCGCACGCACCCCGGCTTTAACATCCTCTTTGTCTGCGCCATGGCGGCAGCCTGGGGCATCTACGCCGTGCTGTACGCCGCAGCCCTGCCATGGGCCTCGCAGCAGGCCAATGTGCTGGTTTTTGTGGTGGCGGCCCTGTGCCTCATATTCATCTTTGTCACCCCGCGTTACGGCTTCAAACCCACGGCGGTGCACTACGCAATCATGGCGGCGACCTTGCTGCCGTCGTTGCCCAACGGGCAGGAAATCATCCGGCAGAGCGGCCTGCTCTTCTGATTTGCGCCGCCCGCATCTGGCGCTGACAGAATGCAAAAACGGCCGCACAGTAACGTGCGGCCGTTTTTATCATTACACGCCTGCGGCGGCTGAGCCACGCAAGCGTTCAACGCATGCTTACGCCTTTTTGGCGCGCAGGCCCGCGAAAGCCAGAATCACGCCCAGGGCGATGCCCAGCGCCGCCGCAAACAGCACCTGAAAGTGCGCGGGCAGCATAAAGGTGATGGTGTGCGCGGGTATCCAGAAAAAGGGAATGGTCTTTTTGAGCACAAAGCTCCACATGGAGTTCCAGTCGATGCCGCGGAACAGCGAAGCCACGTCGGGCATGGTGCAGAGGCCGCCGAGCGTGCCGCCGGTGCCCGCTATGTGCAGATCGGTGAGTTTGTGGGTGATCATCAGCACCGGGGCAAACAGCACGTTGATGAGCACGCTGATGGAAAAAGACATGAGCAGCTTGGCGCCAAAGCTTGTCGGAGCGCCCGAGAGCAGACCCATCTCGTTGAGCAGCTTGAACGTACCCGCGCCGTAAACGGTAAAGGCAATCTTGATGCCGATGCCGAGAAAGCCCCAGATGACGGCCTTGGGCAAAATGCCGAAGCCAGCCCTGTTATAGCCGCCCGTGGTGATGCGCAGTGCAATGCACTCGCCAAGCGTCGCCAAAATGGCAAATTTGATAAAACTCATGCCAAAAGGATACTGGGCGGTCAGGCTGATAAAGCCCTCAAGCGCTCCGGGCCCAAACCCCAGCCATCCGAACGCCGCCACACAAACGCCAAAAACCACCAAATCCTTTTGCCGCATACCCTCTCTCCGTATTCTCGTTGACGCTCAGGGGCTGTTGACTCAATGAGAAATTTTGTTTCCTGCCAAGGCAGGGAACCTTTTTATGAAAGGCGTGTACTACGTTGGGTACTCAACTGTAATAAAAAGGCGTCCTGACGCAAGCAGGGGCAAATGAGCCATAGAGTGAACAGGCCATCGTCGGTTGGTCCCGCGCTGCGCGTTGCCGCCTGCAGCTGGGAAGGATCAGCCATGGCCGCGCAAACGCGCGGCCAGTCGCATCAGCCGTCAGACGGAGGGGGGAAACCGTCAATACCGGCTGCCGCATACTAGTTGCATTTTGGCTCCGCGTAAACACCCGGCATGCACAAACTTGCGAGCACGAGGGGGGGGATCAGGCAAAATCAGGCGCTGGGCCAACGCACAGGGCGGACTTCGGGGCTGTCCTCCTGCAGCGAGCCTTGCGGCCCCGCCTCGGCATAAGCCTCTACCGCCTGCGGCTTGAGGCCGCCGGTAAGCGCGGCCTGCCTGAGCACCTCGCGCGTGCGCGCAAACAGGTTGCTGAGAATGGAATTGGAAACCAGCATGCCGCTGCGGGTCAGCCGCATATAGCCCTGCCGGATGCGTATGAGGGAGTTTTCGTGCAGGGCCTGCACCAGCCGCTGATGGTCGCGCACAAAGTCGCGCCCGGTCATTTCGCGGTATTCCTTGATGCGCAGCCCGCGCGCCGTGCGCAGACGCAGCATGAGCAGCTCGAGCACGCGCGTTTCGGGCGTGAGCTCTTCCACCTCTTGCCCCAGCTTGCCCTCGCGCGTGCGCGCATTCCAGGCGGCCTGACTTGAGGGGTTGGTCCAGCGGCGGTTGTTGATGGTGGACGTGGCCGAGGGGCCTATGCCCAGATAATCCTGCCCTTCCCAGTAGCCCATATTGTGGCGGCACTGAAAGCCCATGCGGGCGAAGTTGGAAATTTCATAGTGCAGATAGCCCTGCTGCTCAAGCATGGCCGCGCCTTCCATAAACATGATGTTCTGGTCGCGCTCCGGCGGCAGCGTGAGGCGGCCTTCCTCCACATCCAGCTCGATGGGGGTGCCCGGCTCAAGCGTCAGCCCGTAGGCGGAAATATGATCGGGCGCCATGCGTATGACATCCTTGAGCGTCTGCAGCCACTGGCGCACGCTCTGCCCCGGCAGGCCCCACATGAGGTCAAGGTTTATGTTGGCGCAGCCCGCCTCGCGCGCCAGAAAGGCCACATGCAGGCTGTCCTGCGCCTTGTGCGGACGGCCCAGCAGACGCAGCATGCCCTCGTCCATGCTCTGCACGCCTATGGAGAGCCTGTTGATGCCCGCATCCAGATACTGGGCCGCGCGGTGGCCGCCGCGCAGCGATTCCGGGTTGGCTTCAAGGGTTACCTCGGCCTTGGGCGCGAGCTTAAAATACTTGCGTATGCGTTCCATGGTCAGGCCGATGATGCGCGGCGAGAGCAGGCTGGGCGTGCCCCCGCCAAAAAACACCGTCTGCACCTCGCTGCCGCCAAGCTCGTCGCCCCAGTGAGCCAGCTCAAGAAACATGGTATCCACATAGTCGCGCACAGCCGGAGAGGAGGCCGCATCCACGCCGCGTCCCAGCGGGATGGAATGAAAGGCGCAGTACCGGCAGCGCGTGGAGCAAAATGGAACATGAACGTACAAAAGCATAGACAATCCTGTGAGTGACAAAAAAACGACGCCCGATAAGCCCGTAACACCCCGCGAAACAATGAAAAAGCAGAAGCGCAACAGGCAGGCAACAATCCAGCTCAAAGTGTTGCAAGGAATATGCCCGTACCCGCCTGCCTGCCTGAAATTCCGCCTGCGGGCGGCTGGCCGCCCTTGGCAAAACGGCCACGCCGAAGTATATTCACCTATTGGAACGCGGCGCAAGCGTCAGGCAACAGCCCCTCGCCCGCCACAGAACCCATGCGCCGCGCGGGCATCGCACTCAGAGCATTTCAGCTTTGAAATACTCTGGCGTCTGCTCACGCAGACACCCGCCATGCAGGCGTAAGCGCTGCTTCAGCCGTTGGCGAGTCTTCGGGCCTTGCGGCAGCCGTTTGCCGCAGAAGCGGCATTACGGATGAAGACAGCTCCGCTATTTATTTGCGCTGTTAAGCGCCGGAACGTGCGCGCCTTAAACGTTGAGAATGCACATTCTCAACGTTAATCTGCTCTAGGAGAACGCAACTCTATGGATATACGCTTTCAGAATCTTGGGCCGGAACAATGGAAGGGAGATGTTTTGCTGGCTCCCGCCTGCCAGGGCGAGGCCCTGCTTGACCAGTTCCCCGAGCTGGACAAGGTCGCTCCCTGGCTGGTCATAGCCCCTGCCCTGCGCGACTTCAAGGGCAAACAGGGCGAGCTGGCCCTGCTGCACGGTCACCCCGACCTTGCCGTGCCCCGCGTGCTGGCCGTAGGCCTTGGCCCACGTGAAAAAGTAACCACCGACATCATCCGCAAGGCCGTGGCCGCAGCGGTACAGCTGTGCCGCAAGCAGGGCTATACCTCCATGGTGCTGCCCGAACCGGCGCTGGCAAGGCTGCCAGGGGGCCGCGAGCGGCTGGTTGAAGAATGCGTATGCGCCGCGCTGCTGGCCCTTTACAGCTTTACGGCCCTTAAAAAGGCCGACGCCGACGAGCTCCCCGCCCCGCAATGGCTGGCCGTGGCCTTTGACGGGCAGGAAGTGCCCGACGCCGCCCACGCCGCCGCCCGCAGGGGCGAAAACGCCGCCTGGGCCGTCAGCCTTGCCCGCGACCTGGCCACCACCCCCTCCAATATGCTCTACCCTGACCTGCTGGCCCAGAAGGCCCAGGAGCTGGCGCGCGAAAAAGGCTTTGCCTGCACCGTGCTTGACGAGACCGAGCTGGAAAAAGAAGGCATGGGCTGCCTGATGGCCGTGGGCCAGGGCTCGGGCCGTCCGCCCCGGCTCATCGTGCTTGAGCACGCCCCGCAAGGGCACGAGCAGGATAAACCCCTGGTGCTGGTAGGCAAGGGCATCACCTTTGACTCGGGCGGCATCAGCCTCAAGCCCGCCGCCAACATGCACCAGATGAAGGCCGACATGACCGGCGCGGCCACAGTGCTGGCCACGGTGGCCGCCCTTGCGCAGGAGGACGCGCCCCGCCGCGTGGTGGGGCTGCTGGCCTGCGCCGAAAACATGCCCGGAGGCCGCGCCGTGCGCCCCGGTGATGTGGTGCGCGCAGCCAACGGCGACACGGTTGAAATTCAGAATACCGACGCGGAAGGCCGCCTTGCCCTGTGCGATGCGCTGGCCTATGCCCAGAAAAACTGGGTCCCCGCCGCAGTGATAGACATAGCCACGCTCACAGGGGCCTGCGCAGTTGCCCTGGGAACCCAGCTGGCGGGCCTGTTCAGCGACGACGCCGACCTTGCCGAGCGCATACGCGCGGCTGGCGGCGCTTGCGGCGAAGAATACTGGCCCCTGCCCCTGTGGAAGCCCTATACGGAAAATCTCAAGAGCGAAGTAGCCGACATCTGCCACATGGGCCCACGCGAAGGCGGCGCCATCAATGCCGCGCTCTTTTTGCAACACTTTATTCAGGAGGGCGTGCGCTGGGCGCATCTGGACATAGCTGGCGTAGACTGGGCCGCCAAGGCCACGCCGCTTGTTCCGGTCGGTCCCACGGCCTTTGGCGCGCGTACGCTGCTCGATCTCGCCAGGGGAGGCGTGTAATGAAGGTATTTCTCATCGGAGCCGGTCCCGGCGATCCGGGCCTGTTGACCCTCAAGGGGCGCGATGCCCTGGCCGCCGCCGATGTGGTGGTGTACGACGCCCTGGCCAACGACAGCCTGCTTTGCCACGCCCGCCCCGACGCGGAAAAAATCTACGTGGGCAAGGTGGCGGGCAACCACGCCCTGCCGCAGGACCAGATCAACGCCCTGCTGGTGCGCAAGGCCAAGGAAGGCAAGATAGTGGCCCGCCTCAAGGGCGGCGACCCTTACATCTTTGGTCGCGGCGGCGAAGAGGCCGAAGAGCTTGTGGCCGCTGGCGTGCCTTTTGAAGAAGTGCCGGGCATCAGCAGCACCATCGCCGCTCCGGCTTACGCGGGCATTCCCGTGACGCACAGGGATTTTTCCTCCTCGGTGACCATCATCACCGGGCACGAAAACCCCAACAAGCCCGGCTCTGTGCACAACTGGCGCGCCCTGGCAGCCAGCGCCTCCACCCTGGTTTTTGTCATGGGCATGAAAAACCTGCCCGACATCGCCCGCAATCTGCTTGAAGCCGGCATGGACCCGCAAACTCCCGCCGCCCTTATCTATCGCGGCACCACGCCCTACCAGCGCAGTCTGGTGGACACGCTGGCGCGCCTGCCGCAGGCGGCTGTGGACGCCAAGTTTACCAACCCTTCGGTTATTCTGGTGGGCAAGGTGGCAGGCCTGCGCGACACTCTTGGCTGGTTTGAAAAAAAGCCCCTGTACAGCCGCAGCGTGGTTGTCACCCGCGCCCGCGAGCAGGCCAGCGGTCTGGCGCAAAGCCTTGTGGATCTGGGGGCCGAGGTCATCCAGTGCCCCACCATTGAAATCAGCCCGCTGGCCGACTATGCCGAGCTTGACGCGGCGCTGGCCAGTCTGGCCTCATACGGCTGGGTTATCTTTACCTCGGTCAACGGCGTAAAGCACTTCTGGCTGCGTCTGGCCAAGGCGGGCAAGGACAGCCGCGCCCTTGGCCAGTGCAAGGTTGCGGCCATCGGCCCCGCCACGGCGGACGCTCTCGCAGAGCGCGGCATCACCCCCGACTTTATCCCCGAGCGCTACGTGGCCGAGGGCGTGCTTGAAGGCCTGCTGGCCCTTGAGGGCGGCAACGTGGCCGGCAAGCGCTTTTTACTGCCCCGCGCCGCCAAGGCCCGCGAAGTGCTGCCCGACGAGCTGCGCAAGGCGGGCGCTGTAGTGGACGTTATTGCCGCGTACGAAACCGTGCCCACCGCCCACAAAAGGGACGATGTGCTTGAGTGCATCAACGCAGGCACGCTGAGCTGCGTGACCTTTGGCTCTTCGTCCACGGTGGAAAACTTCCTTGCGCTTATCCCTGCGGCGACGCTCAAGGCCCACCCGGAAGTCAAGCTGGCGGCCATTGGCCCTGTCACGGCAGAAACACTGCAAAAGCATGGCCTTACATGCAACATCATGCCCATGGATTATACCATTCCGGCACTGGTGGACGCCCTGAAAACGTACTTTGCGAGATAATCAATGCCCCTGAAAATTGCCATTCTGGCCTCCGGCAGCGGCACAAACGCCCAGGCCATGATCGACAAGGCCGCCCAGGGCGTGCTTGATGTCAGCATTGCCCTGATCGTCTGCAACCGGCCCGGCGCGGGCGTTGTTGCCCGTGCGGAAAAGGCGGGCATTCCCTGCCTGGTGCTGGATCACAAGACCTTTGCCGACCGCGAGGGCTTTGACGCCCGCATGGTTGAGGCGCTGCGCGAGGTCGGGGCCGAGCTGGTGGTGCTGGCGGGCTATATGCGCCTGCTGACGCCCGTGTTTCTTGAGGCTTTTGCGGGCAGGGTCATCAACATTCACCCCGCCCTGCTGCCGAGCTTTCCCGGCGTGCACGGCGGCGCGGATGCCGTAAGCTATGGCGTCAAGGTATCAGGCTGCACCGTGCACTTTGTGGAAGAAAAGGTGGACAGCGGCCCGGTGCTTATTCAGGCTGTTGTGCCGGTCAACGCGGGCGAAAGCGCTGACGACCTCATGAGCCGCATCCATGTGATGGAGCACCGCATCTACCCTCAGGCCATACAGTGGCTGGCGCAGGGGCGCATTGAAGTGCAGGAGCGGCAGGTGCACCTCAAGCCAGCCAGCACACCCCGCGCACCGCGCGACGGCGACTGGCTGGTGTGGCCGCCGCTTGAGCAGGGATTCTGACCCAAGGTGCGCATAGCGCGAATTATGGAGAGACCCCCGCAAGGGGTCTCTTTTTGCTGCGGCGGGCCGCCCGGCAAACGCAAAGCATCTGGGGCCACGAGGTACCGTGCAAAAAAATATGGGGCAAACCAGTAAAAATGAGTTTTGTAACCGGCCAAGCCCCTGCCGTTGCCAGCTTTGCTGAACAGTTGCCGTGGGATGGCGTGCCGTATTTCCGCCCAGGCAGCCAATCTCACGCCGCCGCTTACATTACTTACAAAACTTACAAATCTCAGATGACCGTTGAAAAGCGGCTTTTTCCTGTGCTAGATTTCACTATCTTTGAAGGACACATCCATTGATTGTGCACTCAATCAGCATTACTGTCCTGCTGCCAGCGGTAAAAACGCTGGCGCTCATGACAGCCCATTACCAATCATTGAGGAAACCCTTATGACGCAGCAGTTTACACGCAGAAAATTTCTGCAATCGGCCTGCATCACCATCAGCGCGCTGACGGTGAACATGAGCGGCATTGAAAAAGCCCTTGCCGCAGCTGCCGGAGTCGGCCCCATGGCCACCTGCGACGTCCTGATCATCGGATCGGGCGGCGCTGGCCTGAGAGCCGCCGTAGCAGCCATGAAAAAGAACCCCAAACTCAACGTGGTTGTGGTCAGCAAATGCATGCCATCACGCAGCGCCACCTGTATGGCCGAGGGCGGCATCAACGGCGTCACCGATTTCAGCAAGGGCGACTCGTACGAGCTGCACTGCTTTGATACGGTCAAGGGCGGCGACTACCTTGTGGATCAGGACTCCACCCTCAAGTTCTGCGAACAGGCCGGCCCGGCCATTCTTGAGCTGGACTACCTTGGCATGCCCTTTTCGCGTACGGCCGAGGGCAAGGTCAAGGCGCGGCCCTTTGGCGGCGCTTCCAAGGTGCGCTGCAATTACTCCGCCGACAAGACCGGCCACATTGTCGCCCATACCTGTCTGGACGACGCCCTGAACAACGGCGTCAAATTCCTTATGGATCATGAGTTGCTGGATGTGGCCGTGGACAATGGCCGCTGCGAGGGCGCGGTGCTGCGCAACATCCGCACGGGCGAAATCGCCCCTGTGCGCGCCAAGGCCGTGGTGCTTGCCACAGGCGGCTACACCCGCATTTTCTGGAACCGCACCTCCACCCCCTACATTGCCACCGGCGACGGCGTGGCGGCAGCCCTGCGGGCTGGCGTGCCCTTTAAAGACCCGGAGATGGTGCAGTTTCACCCCACCGGCGTGGTGCACGGCGGCGTGCTGATTACCGAGGCCGCGCGCGGCGAGGGCGGCTACCTGCTCAACAACAAGGGCGAGCGATTCATGAAGGCCTACGCCCCCTCCAAGATGGAACTTGGCCCCCGCGACATCGTCGCCCGCGCCATCGAGACGGAAATCCGCGAAGGACGCGGCTACGGGCAGGGTCTGGAATCCTACGTGCTGCTCGACCTGAGGCATCTGGGCAGGGATAAGATTGTGAATGACCTTCCGCAGATCCGTCACGTGGGCAAGCTGTTTGAAAATATCGACCTGGTGGATCAGCCCATGGTCATCCGCCCCACGGCCCACTACTCCATGGGCGGTATTGAAGTGAACAGGTTTGACGACATGTCCACCGTTGTGCCCGGCCTGTTTACCGCTGGCGAGGCTTCGTGCGTGTCCATCCACGGCGCCAACCGCCTGGGCGGCAACTCGCTGGCCGACGCAGTGGTCACCGGCAAGATCGCGGGCGACGGCGCCGCGACCTTTGCCAGCCAGGCCGACTTTGCCGCTGGCAAACGTCTTGCCGACATCACCGCACGCTGGCAGAGCCGCTTCCGCGATGCCACAAACGGCGGCGATGCCAAGCAGCTGTATGCCATCCGCGAAGAAATGGGCGCGCAGCTCTGGGACAACATGGGCATTTTCCGCACCCAGGCCAAGCTCGACGCCCTGACCGGCACGCTGAACGACCTGCGCTCGCGCTACGACGCCCTGCGCGTGCCCAACGCCAACCCCGTCTACAATACGGTATTCACCGAATATGTGGAGCTGGGCAACATGCTGCAACTAGCCCAGGCCGCCTGCCTTGCCGCCTCCGAGCGCAAGGAATCACGCGGCGCGCACACCCGCGAGGATTTCCCCAAGCGCGACGACGCAAACTTTCTCAAGCACAGCATGGTCACCATGGACGACAGCGGCAAGATGCGCATGGGCTGGAAAGACGTGGAAATCACCAAATTCAAGCCTGAGGAGCGGAAATACTAATGGCCACCATCATCATTGACCGCTTTGACGGCAAAAACAGGTTTGAGCAGAGCTACAAGCTGGATGCGGCGGACGTAGCCGGCAAAACCGTGCTCAATACCCTGCTGTTCATCAAGCAGACCCAGGACCCCACGCTCAACTTCACCGCCTCCTGCCGCTGCGCCATCTGCGGCGCGTGCGCCGTGCGCGTAAACGGGCATGCGATGCTGGCCTGCGACACCAAGATGGACGACCTTATCCAGACCTACGGCTCGGATACGTTCCGTATTGCGCCGCTGGCCAACTTCAAGGTCATCTCCGACCTTGTGGTGGACTGGGAACCCGCCATGGAAAACCTGCGCAAAATCCATCCCGGCATGGTGGCAAAGTCCGAATTTTCCATGAAGGAAGGCTGCCGCCAAAACCAGAAAGATTTTGACCGCATTATCAAGCAGTGGGACTGCATCCTCTGCGGCGCCTGCGCCTCCGAGTGCAACAAGCTCAGCGCCGACAACCGCGACTACATGGAACCCTTTGTCTTTACCCACGCATGGCGCGCGGCCAACGACTCGCGCTCCAAAGACCCCCTGCTGCACGGCAAACCCGCAGTGGCTGGCGGTCTGTGGAACTGCGTGCACTGTCAGGAATGCGCCAACCGCTGCCCCAAGGGCATCAGCGCAGCCGACGACATCGCCGGGCTGCGGGGCATGGTCATGGCCAAGGGTATGACCGAGGGCGTCGGCCCGGCCCACGCCAAGTCGTTTTACACCGATCTGGTGGAAGACTCTGGCCGCCTCAACGAAGTGCGGCT is from Desulfovibrio desulfuricans and encodes:
- the sdhA gene encoding 8-methylmenaquinol:fumarate reductase flavoprotein subunit is translated as MTQQFTRRKFLQSACITISALTVNMSGIEKALAAAAGVGPMATCDVLIIGSGGAGLRAAVAAMKKNPKLNVVVVSKCMPSRSATCMAEGGINGVTDFSKGDSYELHCFDTVKGGDYLVDQDSTLKFCEQAGPAILELDYLGMPFSRTAEGKVKARPFGGASKVRCNYSADKTGHIVAHTCLDDALNNGVKFLMDHELLDVAVDNGRCEGAVLRNIRTGEIAPVRAKAVVLATGGYTRIFWNRTSTPYIATGDGVAAALRAGVPFKDPEMVQFHPTGVVHGGVLITEAARGEGGYLLNNKGERFMKAYAPSKMELGPRDIVARAIETEIREGRGYGQGLESYVLLDLRHLGRDKIVNDLPQIRHVGKLFENIDLVDQPMVIRPTAHYSMGGIEVNRFDDMSTVVPGLFTAGEASCVSIHGANRLGGNSLADAVVTGKIAGDGAATFASQADFAAGKRLADITARWQSRFRDATNGGDAKQLYAIREEMGAQLWDNMGIFRTQAKLDALTGTLNDLRSRYDALRVPNANPVYNTVFTEYVELGNMLQLAQAACLAASERKESRGAHTREDFPKRDDANFLKHSMVTMDDSGKMRMGWKDVEITKFKPEERKY
- a CDS encoding succinate dehydrogenase/fumarate reductase iron-sulfur subunit, giving the protein MATIIIDRFDGKNRFEQSYKLDAADVAGKTVLNTLLFIKQTQDPTLNFTASCRCAICGACAVRVNGHAMLACDTKMDDLIQTYGSDTFRIAPLANFKVISDLVVDWEPAMENLRKIHPGMVAKSEFSMKEGCRQNQKDFDRIIKQWDCILCGACASECNKLSADNRDYMEPFVFTHAWRAANDSRSKDPLLHGKPAVAGGLWNCVHCQECANRCPKGISAADDIAGLRGMVMAKGMTEGVGPAHAKSFYTDLVEDSGRLNEVRLALRTEGISTIARAGMAVTLLRQGKMNPLEAFGGETIEGHDALVKMIQAAHAAEKE